The sequence below is a genomic window from Quercus lobata isolate SW786 unplaced genomic scaffold, ValleyOak3.0 Primary Assembly Scq3eQI_1081, whole genome shotgun sequence.
tgtcaaatattttggtatttagaATATCTCATGGgagattttttttggtgtttggtatgTTAAGAGCATCTGCAGCCGGAAATCTCATtctatcttattttaccattctaaaaagcaactttatcaattataccatacaattttacaacatacccaacatcccaacttttattttcctattctactctttaaaataatatatctacccaataaaataatatatcccaaatCCATATCTattctctcctttctctctcctctctctgaTTTTTAACTCTCTTCCTCTGTCTCTCTTCCATTgaaaccaccaccacctccacctccaccgtcctacaaaactcaaacaaactACCCCTGCTTCACTGCCCATCAACCCACCACTGCCAAAACAAAACTCACAAATGACCAACaaaaacccagcaaaatcaGACCCATAAATGAACAATTCGCACCATAAATgaacaaaacccataaaccGATCTCTGCGCCGATCTCCACACCCAATACCCAATAGAATAATGGTGTCCAAGATCTGCAAGAGGACCCCACCAACAAAGTGCATCAAAGACTGCCGGATCCTTCCCCGGCGGCACCGCCGGAAAACCCCTGAGAATAAGAACGTAGCGGCGGCGTCTGCCACAGTTTTAGCATCCATCAACAAGTCCATATTCACGTGTCAGCGCCGCCTCATCAGGCTCTTCTCCAAGTTAGCCCGCATCGGCACCCCGAATCGCCACAAGGGCTTCAAGATCCTCAAGAAAATCCCACAAGACGAATCCGAATTCGAACCAGAAACCGAAAACACAGTCCAAAGAACCCTCATTTTCGACAGTAGCGACAACAGGAAAAACAGCATTCTCCCACCGATGATCTTGCCTAAGAGAACGGTGTTTCTTGATTTAGACGAGAAATTGATCCATTCCAAGGCAGACCCACCACCGGAACGTTTCGATTTCGTGGTGAGGCTGAGGATTGAGGGAGAATTCATGAATTTCTACATGCTGAAACGGCCGAGTACACCATGGCTATGGGGTTGAGTCTGAAGAGAGGATAGCTGaatgagagagaaggaagatagagaaaagaaaaggaaataatgagagagagagaggaga
It includes:
- the LOC115973762 gene encoding uncharacterized protein LOC115973762; protein product: MVSKICKRTPPTKCIKDCRILPRRHRRKTPENKNVAAASATVLASINKSIFTCQRRLIRLFSKLARIGTPNRHKGFKILKKIPQDESEFEPETENTVQRTLIFDSSDNRKNSILPPMILPKRTVFLDLDEKLIHSKADPPPERFDFVVRLRIEGEFMNFYMLKRPSTPWLWG